The proteins below are encoded in one region of Helianthus annuus cultivar XRQ/B chromosome 2, HanXRQr2.0-SUNRISE, whole genome shotgun sequence:
- the LOC110923906 gene encoding protein tesmin/TSO1-like CXC 3 isoform X2 — translation MNSDGNNGGKKRCKCKKSKCLKLYCECFAAGWYCDETCSCQGCFNSRDYEDTVEETRELIESKNPIAFSSKIQCHVEPPASQNVEDGDQVKPVAGKHRKGCNCKKSMCQKKYCECYQANVGCSTDCRCLGCQNKFGKRADPNVYNESTNENVENEMQSSRSRFSLHEFNNSHNLTPSTPFQHFSHENDPSTTGSYTPSPVSANSNVMFGPTTGNYDTVTSYQQTYLNAFVNQFTPPAITHINATHVYSVMNISPMMDLPNCSTPSGSYSSAISWPGSLMNPVNVSSGPEVMNSNKKPFTSTRLDFTR, via the exons ATGAATTCAGACGGTAACAATGGCGGGAAAAAGCGGTGCAAATGTAAGAAGTCAAAGTGCTTGAAACT TTATTGCGAGTGTTTTGCTGCTGGATGGTATTGTGATGAAACTTGTTCATGCCAAGGGTGCTTCAATAGTCGTGATTATGAAGATACGGTTGAAGAGACACGTGAACTGATTGAATCGAAAAATCCGATCGCGTTTAGTTCGAAGATTCAGTGTCATGTGGAGCCTCCAGCAAGCCAAAATGTG GAGGATGGAGATCAAGTGAAGCCAGTTGCCGGAAAGCACAGAAAGGGCTGCAACTGTAAAAAGTCTATGTGCCAGAAAAAGTACTGCGAGTGTTATCAG GCTAATGTGGGATGCAGTACTGATTGCCGATGTTTAGGATGTCAAAATAAGTTTGGCAAAAGAGCAG ATCCCAATGTATATAACGAATCAACCAATGAGAATGTCGAGAATGAAATGCAGTCAAGCCGGTCTAGATTTTCTCTACATGAGTTCAATAATTCTCACAACTTGACTCCTAGTACACCATTTCAACATTTTAG CCATGAAAACGATCCTTCAACAACCGGAAGCTACACTCCTTCACCGGTATCTGCTAACTCTAATGTGATGTTCGGACCAACTACTGGAAACTATGATACGGTTACTTCATATCAACAAACATATCTTAATGCTTTCGTGAatcagtttacacctccagctaTCACACATATTAATGCCACACATGTCTATTCTGTGATGAACATTTCTCCTATGATGGACTTACCAAATTGTTCTACACCTAGTGGAAGTTACTCTTCTGCGATAAGTTGGCCTGGTTCACTAATGAACCCCGTAAATGTATCTAGCGGGCCAGAAGTTATGAACTCTAACAAAAAGCCCTTTACTAGCACACGGCTTGACTTCACTAGGTAA
- the LOC110923906 gene encoding protein tesmin/TSO1-like CXC 3 isoform X1 — MNSDGNNGGKKRCKCKKSKCLKLYCECFAAGWYCDETCSCQGCFNSRDYEDTVEETRELIESKNPIAFSSKIQCHVEPPASQNVEDGDQVKPVAGKHRKGCNCKKSMCQKKYCECYQANVGCSTDCRCLGCQNKFGKRAVTDPNVYNESTNENVENEMQSSRSRFSLHEFNNSHNLTPSTPFQHFSHENDPSTTGSYTPSPVSANSNVMFGPTTGNYDTVTSYQQTYLNAFVNQFTPPAITHINATHVYSVMNISPMMDLPNCSTPSGSYSSAISWPGSLMNPVNVSSGPEVMNSNKKPFTSTRLDFTR, encoded by the exons ATGAATTCAGACGGTAACAATGGCGGGAAAAAGCGGTGCAAATGTAAGAAGTCAAAGTGCTTGAAACT TTATTGCGAGTGTTTTGCTGCTGGATGGTATTGTGATGAAACTTGTTCATGCCAAGGGTGCTTCAATAGTCGTGATTATGAAGATACGGTTGAAGAGACACGTGAACTGATTGAATCGAAAAATCCGATCGCGTTTAGTTCGAAGATTCAGTGTCATGTGGAGCCTCCAGCAAGCCAAAATGTG GAGGATGGAGATCAAGTGAAGCCAGTTGCCGGAAAGCACAGAAAGGGCTGCAACTGTAAAAAGTCTATGTGCCAGAAAAAGTACTGCGAGTGTTATCAG GCTAATGTGGGATGCAGTACTGATTGCCGATGTTTAGGATGTCAAAATAAGTTTGGCAAAAGAGCAG TTACAGATCCCAATGTATATAACGAATCAACCAATGAGAATGTCGAGAATGAAATGCAGTCAAGCCGGTCTAGATTTTCTCTACATGAGTTCAATAATTCTCACAACTTGACTCCTAGTACACCATTTCAACATTTTAG CCATGAAAACGATCCTTCAACAACCGGAAGCTACACTCCTTCACCGGTATCTGCTAACTCTAATGTGATGTTCGGACCAACTACTGGAAACTATGATACGGTTACTTCATATCAACAAACATATCTTAATGCTTTCGTGAatcagtttacacctccagctaTCACACATATTAATGCCACACATGTCTATTCTGTGATGAACATTTCTCCTATGATGGACTTACCAAATTGTTCTACACCTAGTGGAAGTTACTCTTCTGCGATAAGTTGGCCTGGTTCACTAATGAACCCCGTAAATGTATCTAGCGGGCCAGAAGTTATGAACTCTAACAAAAAGCCCTTTACTAGCACACGGCTTGACTTCACTAGGTAA
- the LOC110923923 gene encoding acyl-protein thioesterase 1 homolog 1, whose product MSYNSSNRDSGSRNARRNVHDFGRTFVVMPKETHTATIVWLHGIGEKGSSWTQILETFPLPNVKWICPSAPSRLLTLYGGYPCTAWFNIASMSEDACDDLEGLDASATHVANLLISEPDDVKLGVAGFSMGASVALYSAACRAIGQYGNGNRYPINLSAAVALSGWLPCSRTLRNRVGASQEAARRASSLPVLLCHGQVDDVVEYKLGEKSAQTMYSAGFQNLTFQTYNGLGHYTILEEINDVCCWLNAYLGA is encoded by the exons ATGAGTTACAACAGCTCTAATCGCGATTCAG gaaGTAGAAATGCTAGAAGAAATGTGCATGACTTTGGAAGGACTTTTGTGGTGATGCCCAAAGAAACTCACACAGCAACTATTGTTTGGTTACATGGCATTGGTGAAAAGGGCTCAAG TTGGACTCAGATCTTGGAAACATTTCCTCTTCCAAAt GTCAAATGGATCTGCCCAAGTGCGCCAAGTCGACTATTAACACTATATGGTGGATATCCTTGCACAGCGT GGTTCAATATCGCAAGCATGTCAGAAGACGCATGTGATGATTTGGAGGGCTTGGATGCTTCAGCAACACATGTTGCAAATCTTTTGATTAGTGAGCCTGATGATG TTAAACTAGGCGTTGCAGGCTTCAGCATGGGTGCATCTGTCGCTCTCTACTCTGCAGCGTGTCGAGCTATTGGGCAATATGGGAATGGAAACCGATACCCCATCAATCTTAGTGCTGCTGTCGCACTCAGTGGTTGGCTTCCATGTTCCAG GACTTTAAGGAATAGAGTGGGAGCGTCACAAGAAGCTGCAAGGCGCGCATCGTCGCTACCTGTTTTGCTTTGTCATGGTCAAG TTGATGATGTGGTCGAGTACAAACTTGGTGAGAAATCTGCACAAACTATGTATTCTGCTGGATTTCAGAATTTAACATTTCAGACATATAATGG GCTTGGTCATTATACAATCCTAGAAGAGATTAACGATGTTTGTTGTTGGCTTAACGCTTATCTAGGGGCTTGA